The genomic interval GACGGGTTCCTGTAGCAGTCGAGCACGCCGGGAACGAGGCCGCACCCGTGCGCGCGATCCTCGCGCGGCTGATCGGCGTCTGAGAACCCCAGACCGTCGAAGGGACCTACTCCGGGACGTCGGCGATGCGCTGGGCGCCCAGCACCGGGGCGAGCGCGCCCGACGTCGTGGCAGCGATCTCGGCAGTGAGTCCTTCGACCTCGGACGGCGGCACCAGGAGCGTCAGCCGGGCGACCTCGCCGTACTGCGGCTCGCCCAGGACGGCCCCGTGCGCGGCTGCCCAGTCGCGCAGCATGTTGTCGAGCCGGCCGGCGTCGGCGTGGGGGACGTCGAGGTGCACCTGGGTCAGGACGCGGCGACGCACGAGGAGGGCACGGTCCAGCGCCTCCGAGACCGCCGTGGAGTAGGCGCGCACGAGCCCGCCGGCGCCGAGCAGGACGCCACCGAAGTACCTGGTGACGACGGCGACGACGTCGGTGACCTCGCGGTGGCGCAGCACCTCGAGCATCGGGACGCCGGCGGTGCCGGAGGGTTCGCCGTCGTCGGTGGAACGCTGCT from Xylanimonas allomyrinae carries:
- a CDS encoding YigZ family protein, producing the protein MDRALPSTIAHPVDHELLVKKSRFLTHLHPVASVEEADAVVARRRKEHWDARHHCVALVVGTHSDQQRSTDDGEPSGTAGVPMLEVLRHREVTDVVAVVTRYFGGVLLGAGGLVRAYSTAVSEALDRALLVRRRVLTQVHLDVPHADAGRLDNMLRDWAAAHGAVLGEPQYGEVARLTLLVPPSEVEGLTAEIAATTSGALAPVLGAQRIADVPE